The Sphingosinicella flava genome includes the window CCCGAACGCGTGTCGAGACGGACGCCGCCCGCGACCATTTCGGTGCTGGCATTGCCTGATGCGCGGCGGATAAGAGCGCGAAGACGCGCGATCAATTCCTCGGTCTGGAAGGGTTTGGCGAGATAATCGTCGGCGCCCGCATCCAGGCCCGCGACCTTGTCCGACCAGCTGTCGCGCGCGGTGAGGACAAGGACCGGCACCTTGATTCCCTCCTTGCGCCAGCGGTCGAGAACGGTGAGTCCGTCGACTTCGGGCAGGCCGAGATCGAGGATGATCGCATCATAGCTTTCGGTAGAGCCGAGATAGTGGCCGTCCTCGCCGTCCGTGGCGAGATCGACGGCGTAGCCCGCGCCCTCCAGCGTGGCCCGGAGCTGGCGGCCGAGATTCGGTTCGTCCTCGACGATTAGAACCCGCATGCATGAAATCCCTTGGCTGTGAGGCTGTTCATATTGGCGTAACAGGCGCGCTTGCCAATGGTTTCATGCATGGAAGAGGCGGGAAAGCGGCGGTCCGTTACGGATGCGCCATGAAATTGCGGCCAATTCAGTTCGACCGGCCGAGAATTTGGCCCGAAGCGGCATCGACATCGATCCACAGCACGCGGCCATCCTTCATGAATTTCAGACGGTAGACGCCCCGTTCCGCATCCAGCTCGGGACCAAGATAATCGGCGCCGCGAACGCGCGGCAGGACGCGCGCTTCGATCTCGCGGAGCGGCAGGATCTTGCCCAGCTTGCGTGCTTCATAGGCCATGTCCTGATCGCGCCCATGACGCTGCACCTCCGCCTGAGCGGAGCCGGCCAAAAGGCCTGCTGCGGCCAAGAAAAGAAAGATACGCGAAATCATGAACTGCACTGCCTTGCTGTTCTTCAGCACATAGAGGCCCGGCCTTGAATGACCTATGAATGCAACTGAAGGGTAAGATGCAGCTTTCTCGTTACGGTGGCGTAAAAGTGCAACAGCGCGAAGCCGTTGAGCCCGGGCCTTACTCCCCTTATGGCGCATGCTCATGGCAGCACCCGTCCTCGCATATGAAAACCTCGGCCTTCAGCAAGGCAGCGGCTGGCTTTTTCGCGGCATTGACCTGTTCGTCGGCGAACGCGACAGGCTCGCGCTGATCGGCCGCAACGGTGCGGGCAAGACCACTTTGCTCAAATGCCTCGCGAACGCGATCGAGACGGACGAGGGCCGCCGCACGATTCAGCCGGGCACGAAAGTGGTGATGCTGGAGCAGGATCCCGATGTCGCCCGATTCGCGACGCTCCGCGACTTTGCCATATCGGGACCGGACGCGCCACCGCTTCACGATATCGAGGCGATCGCCGACCAGATCGGCATTGACCTTGGCCGCGAAGCCGTCACGGCGAGCGGGGGCGAGCGCCGCCGCGCAGCCATTTGCCGTGCACTCGCGCAGGATGCGGATGTGCTCCTGCTCGACGAGCCGACCAACCATCTCGATCTCGGCGCGATCGAATGGCTGGAGGACTGGCTGGGGCGCTATACCGGCGCCTTCATCGTCATCAGCCACGACCGAACGTTCCTGAAACGGCTGACCCGATCGACCCTGTGGCTCGACCGGTCGAACCTGCGCCGCGCGGAGATCGGCTTCGGCGGGTACGACGCCTGGGTCGAAAAAGTCTATGAGGAAGAAGCGCGCGCAGCGGAGAAATTGGACGCGAAATTGAAGCTGGAGCTGCACTGGCTCCAGCGCGGCGTCACCGCGCGGCGAAAGCGCAACCAGGGCCGCCTCGCCAAGCTGAACGAGATGCGCGCCGTCCGCGCCGCGATGCTGGGCCCGGCGGGCACAGCCAAGCTCGCCATCGAGAATGACGATGTGAAGACGAAGACGGTGATCGACGCCGATCGTGTCGCGAAGCGGTTCGGCGACCGCACGATCATCCGCGACTTCACGCTGAAGATCCAGCGCGGCGACCGGATCGGCATCGTCGGCGCGAACGGGGCGGGCAAGACGACCTTGCTAAAGCTGCTCACGGGCGAGATCGCTCCCGACGAAGGCACCGTCTTTCGCGCCAAGACGCTGGACGGCGTCGTCATCGACCAGCAGCGCAAATTGCTCGATCCGCAAAAACGAGTCCGCGACGTGCTGGCCGACGGCGGCGATTGGATCGAGGTGCGGGGGCATAAGAAGCATGTGCAGGGCTATTTGAAGGAATTCCTGTTCCAGCCCGAATTGATCGACGCGAAGATTGGAACCCTGTCGGGCGGCGAGCGCTCCCGGCTCCTCCTCGCCCGCGAATTCGCACGACGTTCCAACCTTCTCGTCCTCGACGAGCCGACCAACGACCTCGACCTCGAGACGCTCGACCTGCTGCAGGAAGTGATCGCGGATTATGAAGGCACGGTGATGATCGTCAGCCACGACCGCGACTTCCTCGACCGCACCGTGACGATCACCCTCGGCCTCGATGGCTCGGGCACGGTCGATATCGTCGCGGGCGGCTATGAGGATTGGGAGCGGAAGAAGAAACAGTCGTCCGGCATGCGTACGGCGCGATCCAAACCGAAGGAGGCGGGACCGCAAATATCGGTGGCGAAGCCACGCGCGGCCAAACTCTCCTATAAGGATCAACGCGATTACGATCTGCTTCCAGCCCGTATCGAGGCGCTGGATGCCGCCATCGCCCGCGATGAAGACCGGCTGTCCGATCCCGATCTTTACGTCAAGGATCCGGCGCGGTTCGACAGCCTCACCAAGGCCATTGAAGACGCGCGCGCCGAACGCGATGCGGCTGAAGAGCGCTGGCTGGATCTCGCGGAGCAGGTCGAGGCGCTGGCCAGCTAGGAACCGCGCGCTTTTTCCAAATGGTCCCGGATGGCGCTGTCGCCGGGCGCAGCCATAGCCGCCCGCTCGAGCAATTTTACGCCTTCGGCTTTGTCCCGTCCGCTTTTGACCAGCAGCCAGCCCAGCGTATCGAGCGCGGCCGGATCACCGGGACGGATCGCCACCGCTTCCCGCGCGAGCGGGATGGCGGCATCATATTTGCCAAGCTCCCCGTAAGCGAAAGCCAGATTGTTAAGGACCAGCGGGTCCGCCGCGCCCAATGTCTTCAATTCCTCATAGGCCGTCGCCGCCTGTCGCCAGTCCCGCCCTTCCATCGCGCCGCCGCCGATCAGCCGCAACGTTTCGATTAACCGCTCCGGCGTATCGCGTACGGAGCCGGCAGCGCGAAAGGCATCGGCGGCTTCGCGATAGCGGCCGAGAATGGTGAGCGCATCCCCTCGCAGGCGATGCCTGTCCAAGGTTTCGGGCAGGGGATCGAGCCGGTGGAGCGCCTCCGCCGCCTTACCCTGTGCAAGAAGGGCGGCGGCATAGGTTTCCTGGACTCCCGCATCATCGGGCCGTGCCTCCGCCGCCTTCTTAAGCTCGATCATGTCCTCTTCGCTTAGTGGAGAAGGGATCGAATCCCTTGCCTCGCCCACTGTGACTTGGCGGGTTTCACCCGTATTGGCGGTCCCATCGCAGGCCGGGAGAAGTAAGAAGGGGAGGATCAGAAATCGCGTCATGCCGGTTGCAGGTCATATTGCTTGAGAAGATCGTACAAGGTCGGACGGCTGATGCCGAGCAATTTGGCGGCGGCGGAGATATTGTTTTCGGCCCGTGCCAGCGCGCGGACGATCGCCTTCCGGTCAGCGGCTTCCCGGGCGGCCTTGAGATTGACGGGAAAGTCATCTTCGCCGCCGGCAAGGTCGAGATCCTCGGGCGTCACCAGCTTTCCCTCCGCCATGATGACGGCGCGTTTCAATCGATTTTCCAGCTCGCGCACATTGCCCGGCCAATCGTGGCGATCAAGCGCGGCAAGTGCGGCGGGTGACAGGCCTTTTACTTGCGGGTTCATTTCCCGTGCGAAGCGTTGAAGGAAATGTTTGGCAAGCAAGGCGGCGTCGCCTGGCCGCTCGGCAAGGGAGGGGATACGCACCGGAATTTCGGCGATGCGATAATAAAGGTCGTCGCGGAAGCTGCCCTTGGCGATCATGTCTTCCAAATTGCGGTGGGTCGCGCAAACGATGCGGGTATCGACCGGGATGGGCCGCCGGCCGCCGATCCGCTCGATCACCCGCTCCTGCAGGAAACGCAGCAGCTTCACCTGCAACGGCAGGGGAATGTCGCCGACTTCGTCGAGAAACAGGGTGCCCCCCTGGGCGAGCTCGATCTTGCCCTCGGTGGTTTTGATCGCTCCGGTGAAGGCACCCTTTTCATAGCCGAACAATTCGGCCTCAAGCAGATTTTCGGGGATCGCCGCGCAGTTGATCGCGACGAAAGCGCGCTCGCGCCGCGCGCTCGCCTCGTGCAGGCCGCGCGCGAGCAATTCCTTGCCCGTGCCGCTTGCGCCGAGCAGGAGCACCGAGACGCCGGTATTGGCGACGCGCTCGATGGTCCGCGCGACTTTCTGCATGTCGGGCGCGGCTGTGATCATGGTGCCGAGCACCGTGCCCCCTTCGCCCGCTCGGGCCTCCAGCCGTTTATTTTCCGCCTCGATTCCGTGAAGCTGGAAAGCGCGGCGGACGATGAGGCCCAGTTGATCGATATCGACCGGCTTCTGATAGAAATCGTAAGCGCCCGACGCGATGGCCCGAAGCGCGCTTTCCCGCGCGCCATGGCCTGATGCCACGATGACCTTGGCGTCCGGACGGAGCGCCAATATCTCCTCCAGCGCCGCAAAACCTTCGCTGACCCCGTCGGGATCCGGCGGCAGGCCGAGATCGAGGGTGACGACCGCCGGTTCCTCGGCGCGGACAATGGCGATGGCCGCCGCGCGGTCGCCCGCCGTCAGCACCTCATAATCCTCGTAAGCCCAACGCAATTGTCGTTGCAGGCCTTCATCGTCTTCCACGACAAGCAAGGCGGGTTTGCGCTCACCGTTCATGCCCGAATCCGTTCTTCTTCAAGAACCGCCGCGATATCGGCGGCGGGGAGGGTTATCGTAAAGGTGGTACCCATGCCTTCTCGGCTGTCCACATCAAGCCTCCCCCCCATGGCCTCGATCAGGCTGCGCGCCTCATAGGCGCCGATGCCGAACCCGCCCTCCTTGGTGGAGGCAAAGGGCTGGAAGAGGCGGGTACGGATGAATTCGGCGGACATGCCGCAGCCCTGGTCGGCGATGGCGACCGTTACCAGAGCGCCAGCCTGGGCAATGGCGATGCGGATGGGCTGGCCGCCCGTGCTGGCGTCGATGGCATTTTGAAGCAGGTGGGTGACCGCCTGTTCAAATCCCGCGCCGTCCGCCTGCACTGCGATTCCGGCATCGCCGGAAAGCTCGATCGGATGGATACGCCGCCGCGCCTCGACCAGCGGAGCCAGCATCAAGCGGACTTCGACTGGACGGGAAGGGCGGATATCGTCCTGCGCGCCCTTGGATAAGCGGGCGAGCAGATCGTTCATCTTGCGGACCGAGCTTTGCAAGGTCGCGATCATATCGGCGCGGAATTCGGGATTGTTGGCGTGCCGCTCGGCATTGCGCGCGACAAGGGAGATCTGGCTTACCAGATTCTTGATGTCGTGCATGATGAAGGCGAAACGGCGGTTGAATTCATCGAAACGGCGGGCGTCGGCGAGTTTCTCCTGCGCTTGCGCTTCCGCCAGATAGCTCGCCGCTTCGATGCCCGCGGTGCGGAACAGATCAAAATCCTCCCAGTCGATCGGCCGCCGTACCGGCGGGGCGGCGAGGAGGACGAGGGCGACCAGGCGGTCGTTGTGGATGACCGGCACGCCTGCCCAGCTGCCCGCCTCGACCGTCCAGCGCGGCAGCGCGAAATTGCTCCCGCCGAAAGAAAATTTGCCGTCAGCGTCGACTGTGCCAAAATCGATGATGAAGGCGCGTTCCTCCAACAAACGGCCGAGCGTGGCGTCTTGCCAGCCTTGTGCATCCATCCGCCAATTCCACTGACCGGCAGGCGCGAAGCGATAGTCGCCATCCAGGGTCAGCATCATGCCGCCCGACGCGTCGGCGGCTTGGGCGAGCGCCTTTACGACGCGGACGTCGATCGGCAAGGCGTCCGGACCGCTGGTGCCAATGGTGCGGGTGAAACGGAGCCACTCGGCGCGATAATCGTAGCGGTGCGGAAAGAAATGCTTGGCGGTCGTCACGCGCATCCACGCCCGGATGCGGCGCGAGGGCAGGAGGATGAGCAATGTGCTTGCCATCAACAGAAGGATGACCGCCTGCGCCATGCCCACCCAACCGGCTTTCACGGCCTCGAGCGCCCGCGTCGCCGACATCATGAGGATGAGGTATCCGAAAATGGCGAGCAGCGAGAGGGACTGGAAAGTGGCCGTGCGGGACAGTTCGACCGACCAGCTTTCCTTGCGTCCCGCCGCAGCGAAGAAAGGCGCCAACAGGGCCAGCATGGCGCCACGCAGCGCGACAAGGTCGGTAGGCATATCGCGCGTCAGATAGGCGACGGTATAGAGGTGAAGGTCGTAGGTCCACATCGCGGCAAGCCCCAGCATCGGCAGCCGGATCGCCGCGCGGGAACCGGCCTGCGCCTGGGAATAAAGATTGTGAACGAGGATCAGCGCCCCCGCCGAGACGGTGAGGCCAAGGACTTGATAAGCGGCCTCGGCAGCATCGTGCGCGACTCCCGTGGCGCGTATCGAATGGAGAAGGCAGACAGTCAAAATCTGACAGCCGACCACTGCGGCGACGGCGCCATAAACGGTGCCCAGCGCTCTTAAAGGCGCTTGTTCGCGGCCCATCGCAATGGCGTGCATGAAGGCGAGGAACGCGACATTGCGTGCCGGCTCGGCCAGGCCCGGGAGAAGATGATCGGCCCCTTCGCTAGCCTTGAACGCCATCCATGCCGCGATGATGGCGAAAGCGGCGGTCAGGGGATGGGATCGGGTATCGGCCGACCAGTGGCGCAGCTGCCATAGAGCAAGGCCGCCATAAAGACAGGCGGCGATCATATCCGACCACAGGCCGATCATGCCGATCATGCGGCGTTCGTTCCGAGCGTAAAATATCCCGACATGCGCCGGGTGTCGCCGAAATTTACAAAGAAAAGCTGAACGCCGCTTTCTCGCCTATACTATTTCCGGCCAAGCACCCCCAACGCCGCGACCACCATCGCCTCGGTCGCGGTAGCGATGGTGGGTTCGGGATCGGGTGCATAAAAGGGGCTGTGGATGCTCGGCACCGGCGCGCCGCCTGCTTGGGCTGCATCCCATTTATCCCGCGGCGTCGCGCCCACCCAGAAGATGAAGCTCTCGATCGACTTGTCGGCAAGGTAGTAACGCCCGAAATCCTCACCGCCCATGGTAGCCGGCAGATTCTGGAGGCGATCCGCGCCGAAGCGCGCGGCGAAAAGCGCGGCTGTGCTCCTGGTCAGTCCATCGGTGTTGAACGTCGCCGGCGTATATTCCGCTTCCCGGATCGTCACTTCCGGCATCCGGTCTTCCGGCATTCCGGCGGTGATCGCCTCACCCCGGGCAATGCGCTTGATGCCGTCGAGCAGGGTGCGGCGGACATCGTCCTTGTAGCTTCGCACCGTGAGCAGCAAATTGGCTTCGTCGGGAATGATATTGTGCTTCGCGCCCGCATGGAAGCTGCCGACGGTGACGACGCCCGCCTCCTGCGGGTCGATCTCGCGGCTCACCAGGGTCTGGAGCGCGCCGACGATGCGGGACGCAAGGACGATCGGATCCTTCGCGGTATGGGGATAGGCACCGTGCCCACCGACGCCTTTCACCTTGATGTCGACGCTGTCGACATTCGCAAGCACATAGCCGGGCGCATAGCCGATATGCCCGGCGGGCAGAGCGCCGGTATTATGAAAGGCGAGCGCATGGGTCGGCTTGGGAAAGCGCGTATAGAGCCCGTCCGCCAGCATGGCTCGCGCCCCTGCGCCGATCTCTTCGGCCGGCTGCAGGATCATGACGAGCGTTCCGGACCACTCGTTCTTCATTGCCGCCAAACGCCGCGCGGCGCCGACCCAGGCCGTCATGTGCGTGTCGTGCCCGCAAGCGTGCATGACTCCGCTTTCCACCCCCGCCACGCTCGTCGCGCGGACCTTGCTGGCAAAGGGCAGGCCGGTTTGTTCGATGACCGGCAATCCGTCCATGTCGGCGCGCATCAACAGCACAGGGCCTGGCCCGTTGCGCATCACCGCGACCACGCCTGTGCCGCCCACTCCGGCGGTCACCTCGAAACCCAGTTTCTTGGCTTCCGCAGCAAGTTTGGCGGCGCTCTTCGATTCCTGGAAACTCAATTCCGGATTGGCGTGCAGGTCGCGGTAGAGAGCGAGGAGCGAGGGCAGATCGGCCTTGACCGCATCCGCCAGCGGATCGGCGGCAGCGGGTGCGGCCATGGTCAGAGCCAGCAAGGCGGCAACGGTTTTTCTCATGGTGATTATTCCCCCGGTAAAAGCTCGATCACGTCCATCATGGATTCGAAATGCGGATAAGGCAGAGCGAGGCGCCAGCGATTGTCGCCGATCCGCTCCAAAACGCCCGCCATGTCGCGCTCCCGGTCGTCGCCATAGCGGAAGGCGCGCTGCTCGTCGCCGAGCTGAAGCGTGCCCAGGAAGACGCGCCGCGATCCGCCATCAGCATAAAGGATGCCGATAGGCCGTTGCGATCCGCTGAGCTTGCTAAAGCGCAGACCGTTTTCACCTTGAGCAATGCGGCAGCGGAAGAAAGGATAGGCTATATAAGCCAGCGCGCCGTGCGCCTGGCTGCCGATCTTTACGGTCCGGCAGCGGTAAATCCCTTGCGGGATGTCGGAAAAAGGGAGAGCGCCATCAGGGTCAAGCAGGACTCCTTCGGCGGCGATTTCGTTGCCATGGCCGTTGGCACGCGCTTGGTCGAGCGCCGTGATCCAGGCATCGCGCCAGCCGCGAAGACGCCGCTGGTCGTCCTGCGTCGCGACGCTGCGCCAAAGGGCGGCGGTTTCAACGCCTGCTTCGGTCCCAAGATGCGGCTTATCCGTGGCGCATCCCATCGTCGCGGCGCAAAGCGCGAGAAAGACGACCCGCCCGATCATTGCGCGGTCCACCCGCCGTCCATGGACAGATTGGCGCCGGTAATGGACGCAGCCTCCTCGCGGCACAGGAACAAGGCCAGAGCGGCGACCTGATCCACCGTGACGAATTGCTTGGTCGGCTGGGCGGCAAGGAGGACGTCGTTCATCACCTGCTCGCGGGTCAGGCCCCGCGCCTTCATCGTATCGGGTATCTGATTTTCGACGAGCGGCGTCCAGACATAGCCGGGGCTGATGCAATTGACGGTGACGCCCGATTGCGCCGTTTCCAGAGCGACGGTCTTGGTGAAGCCCGCGACACCATGCTTGGCGGCGACGTAGGCGGACTTGTTGGGGCTGGCGACGAGGCTATGCGCCGACGCCGTGTTGATGATGCGGCCCCACCCCTTCGCCTTCATCCCCGGCAAAGCGAGGCGGGTGGTGTGGAACACCGCCGACAGGTTGAGGGCCAGGATCAGATCCCATTTTTCGACAGGAAATTGATCGGCCGGGGCGACATGCTGCACCCCCGCATTGTTGACGAGGATGTCGACGCCGCCGTGCGCTTCAGCCTGCGTCATCATCTCTTCGATCGCGTCGGGACGGGTCAGATCGGCGGCGGAATAGAGTGCCTTGCCGCCGCTCAGGCCCTCCAGTTCAGTCCGGACCGCTTCGATCGCCTCCGCATCGCCAAAGCCGTTGAGCACCACATTCGCGCCCTCCCTCGCGAGCGCGCGGGCGCAAGCGAGGCCGATGCCGGAGGTGGAGCCGGTAACAAGGGCGGTCTTTCCCTGAAGAAACATGCGGCGCTGGTCCTTGAACTGACAGGCGGGCATCTTTGGCCGGTGCCCGGCCAAATGCAACCGCCCGGCGTGCCGCGCATTGTTGCGGCACCCTATCCAGCGGAGAAAACCCCATGCGCCTCGACGATTATCGGACCAGCGACAATGTCGGCGATCAGCGCGGCCAGAGTTTCGGCGGCCTTGGCGGCGGCGGTGGCGGGTTCGGGCTTCTGCTGGGACTCGTCGGCAGCCGCTTCGGCATCGGCGGCGTTATCGTGCTGGTCATTGGTGCGATGCTGCTGGGCTTCAACCCGTTCGGCGGCGGCACGACCCGCCAGCCGGTGGCCGGAGGCGGCACGGGCAGCGCCGCACAGGCCTGCGCGGTTGACGCGGCGAGCCGCTTTTCCTGTCAGGTGCTTGCCAATACCGAAGACACGTGGGCGCAAGTCTTTCAAGAGCGCGGCGAACGCTATACGCCCGCGCGCTTCACCTTCTACGGCGGCACGGGACAATCGGGTTGCGGCGTGGCGCAAGCGGCCATGGGGCCCTTTTACTGCCCCAGCGACAAAAGCATCTATCTCGACACCAGTTTCTATGGCGAGCTTCAGAACCGCTTCGGCGCGGCGGGCGATTTCGCCCAGGCTTATGTCATCGCGCACGAAGTCGGCCATCATATTCAGGATCTGACCGGCACGCTGAGCCAAGCCAATCAGGCGCAACAGGCGGTATCTCCGGCCGAAGGCAACGCCATTCAGGTCAGGGTCGAGCTGCAGGCCGATTGCTATGCGGGGGTCTGGGCGGCGCGCAATCGGGCGCGGCTCGAACCGGGCGATGTCGAGGAAGGCCTGACCGCCGCCTCCGCCATCGGCGACGACACGCTGCAGAAAGCGACGCAAGGCCGGGTCGTTCCGGAAAGCTTCACCCACGGCACGTCGGAACAGCGCATGACGTGGCTGAAGCGGGGCATGGAAAGCGGCGACCCGGCGGTATGCGATACGTTTGGGGGCGCTATTTAACCGCCAACTTTGCGCCAGAGGTTAGAAGAAAAAAGATTCCAGCTTTCGCTGGAATGACGGTTCTCAATGTGACGGGTCTATAAACCCTTCTAAGGTTAGCCCCTTTTTGCGCCCGATCAGTGTCCCTTTCGTCCCGCCTTTCCACAAGCGGAAGCTGAAATCGGGATAGAGCTTCTTCCACCGCCGCGCGACGATCCGTTCGCCGGGACGGGCGGCGTCGTCGAGGAAGACCGTCCCGCCGGGCGCGACCTTGCCGAACAGGCTCGATGCCGCGCCACGGGTGAAGGGATGAATGGTCCAGGGCGGGCCGTCGATCACCATCATATCGATGCCATCGGGCAGCGGCCCATGATCGTACCAAAGGCCCGGCCAGCCGTCAGGCGAAGGGCGCAAAGGAACCGCGCGGATATCGGCGTCCAGCCCATGATCGGCCAGCCAGCCGCGCGTCAGATCGACGAAATCGGCATGCTGGTCGAAGCTGATCAGCTTGCCCCCACCCGCCTTTTCCAAGGCCTTGGCGAGGATCAGGCTCGTCGCCCCGGCGCCGAATTCGACGACCAGCTTCGGCTTGTGGGTCAGGATATGGTCGACGAGCAGGGTGAGGAGGCCGGTATCCGCCTTCCAGCTGCCGAGATTGGGCAGGGCGTCGGCGGGAAGATCGAGACGGGAGAGCAACGCATTTTTCGCGGCTTTCGATCCGCCGCTGAGGCTCCGGAGCAGCCAGGGCCATTGAATGGGAATGAAAGCGGCCAGTGCCAGCCAGTCGGCCAGCGAGCGCCCGTCGCTGTCGACCACGGGCGTCTTGCCCATTCGTGGAAGAAGACCGGTGGTTTCGCGTGAGGTCATTTTTCGCCTTTCACATCAATCGGCGAACGGATCGCGGACGAGGATCGTATCCTCGCGTTCCGGGCTGGTCGAGACCAAAGCGACAGGGCATTGGATCAGCTCCTCGATCCGCCGGATGTACTTGATCGCCTGCGCGGGCAGTTGCGCCCAGCTGCGCGCCCCGGCCGTCGAATCCTGCCAGCCTTCAATCGCCTCATAGATCGGCTCCACCGCGGCCTGATCGGCCGCGTGGGCGGGGAAATGATTCATCGTCTCGCCATTCAGGCGATAGCCGGTGCAGATCCTGATCTCGTCAAGGCCATCGAGAACGTCCAATTTGGTGAGCGCGATTCCGGTGACGCCCGATACCGCGCAAGACTGGCGGACGAGGACGGCGTCGAACCAGCCGCAGCGGCGCTTGCGGCCCGTGACCGTGCCGAATTCATGACCCCGCTCGCCGAGACGCTGGCCGATTTCGTCGTCGAGCTCGGTCGGAAAGGGGCCGGACCCGACGCGGGTCGTGTAAGCCTTTACGATGCCGAGCACGAAGCCCGCAGCCGAGGGGCCCAGGCCCGTGCCTGCCGCCGCCGTACCCGCGATGGTGTTGGAGGAAGTGACGAAGGGATAGGTGCCGTGATCGACGTCGAGCAGCACACCCTGTGCGCCTTCGAACAAGATGCGGCTGCCCTTATGCTTGGCGTCGTTCAGGGTCAGCCACACGGGTTTGGCGAATTGCAGCACGAAATCCGCGATCTCCGCCAGATCCTGCTTGAGCCGGGCGCGATCGATCGGCGGCTGGCCGAAACCGGCGCGCAGCGCATCGTGATGCGCGCAGAGCCGGTCGAGCTGCGGTCCCAAATCGTCGACATGGCGCAGGTCGCAGACGCGGATCGCGCGGCGGCCGACCTTGTCTTCATAAGCCGGGCCGATGCCGCGGCGGGTGGTGCCGATCTTGCCCTGGCCGCTCGCATCCTCGCGCAGCGCGTCGAGATCGCGGTGGATCGGCAGGATGAGCGGGCAGGTGTCGGCGATCTGAAGATTGTCCGGCGTGATCGCGACGCCCTGCGCGGTCAGCTTCTCGACCTCGGCCTTCAGCGCCCAGGGATCGAGCACGACGCCATTGCCGATGACGGACAACGTGCCGCGCACGATGCCGGAGGGGAGCAGAGAAAGCTTGTAGACCTGATCGCCGACGACGAGCGTGTGACCGGCATTGTGGCCGCCTTGAAAGCGGGCGACGACGTCGGCGCGGCTGGACAGCCAGTCGACGATCTTGCCCTTGCCCTCGTCGCCCCATTGACCGCCGATGACCGTTACGTTCGCCAAGACCGCTACCTTTATTGTGACGGGCAGCCTCTAAGGGGAGTCGTCGGGAAGGTCCAGTGTCAGCGCAGCGCGTGGGCCTTCAGCGCTTCGAAACAGTCGCGGTCGACGGCGGCACCGACGCTGTCCCCGATGATCGCCAGCGCCTGTTCCACCGGCATGGCCGCGCGATAAGGCCGGTCGGCGGTCAGCGCGTCGTAAAAATCGCAGACGGTGATGATCCGCGTTTCCGGCGCGATCTCGGCGTCTGTCAGGCGCTTGGGATAGCCGGTTCCATCCAGCCGCTCGTGATGTGCGGCGGCGATGGGGGCAAGATCGCGAAAGGCGGCGACGCGCCCCAGGATCGCTTGGGTGTGGACGGCATGGTCCCGCATCATGGCCCATTCGCTTTCGTCCAGTCGGCCGGGCTTATCGAGGATCATGTTGCTGACGCCTAATTTGCCGATGTCGTGCAGCAGGGCGCCGCGCCGCAGCCAGCGGCGGCGGCCGGCATCTATGCCGATCCGCTCCGCGATCGCATCCGCATAATCGGCGACGCGGACCGAATGGCCGCCGGTATAGGGGCTTTTCGCGTCCACCACCTCTCCGAAGGCGGCAGCGATCGCATCCAGATAATCCTCGTCCACCGGTACCGCCTGCTGGGCGGGCTCAAGCTCAAGCAGGCGCGCTTCCAGCAGGGGCGAGGCGAGCGCCCGCCAAAACTCCTCGTTCCGCGCGACGGAGAGAAAAGCACGGACCAAAGCGGGATCGAACCAGGTGCCGCTGCGCCGCGTCACTTCCGCGATCGCGGCGTCGCGGCCCGCATTGTGATGGAAGACGTCGGCAACCTGCGCCAGCAAGGCGATGCGCGCGAAGAGGGGGATCGCCTCACCCACCAGGCCGTCAGGCTTGCCCGACCCGTCCCAATGCTCGTCGAGCGCATAAATGCCTTCCGCAACCGCTTCGGAGAAGCGCAGCCGGCGGGCGATGTTGGCGCCCCGGTCGCAGCGCGTGGCGATCAGGTCGCGCGCGATCTCCGGTCCATTCCTGAGGATGTTGAGGATCGCGCCAGT containing:
- a CDS encoding adenylosuccinate synthase, which gives rise to MANVTVIGGQWGDEGKGKIVDWLSSRADVVARFQGGHNAGHTLVVGDQVYKLSLLPSGIVRGTLSVIGNGVVLDPWALKAEVEKLTAQGVAITPDNLQIADTCPLILPIHRDLDALREDASGQGKIGTTRRGIGPAYEDKVGRRAIRVCDLRHVDDLGPQLDRLCAHHDALRAGFGQPPIDRARLKQDLAEIADFVLQFAKPVWLTLNDAKHKGSRILFEGAQGVLLDVDHGTYPFVTSSNTIAGTAAAGTGLGPSAAGFVLGIVKAYTTRVGSGPFPTELDDEIGQRLGERGHEFGTVTGRKRRCGWFDAVLVRQSCAVSGVTGIALTKLDVLDGLDEIRICTGYRLNGETMNHFPAHAADQAAVEPIYEAIEGWQDSTAGARSWAQLPAQAIKYIRRIEELIQCPVALVSTSPEREDTILVRDPFAD
- a CDS encoding class I SAM-dependent methyltransferase, with amino-acid sequence MTSRETTGLLPRMGKTPVVDSDGRSLADWLALAAFIPIQWPWLLRSLSGGSKAAKNALLSRLDLPADALPNLGSWKADTGLLTLLVDHILTHKPKLVVEFGAGATSLILAKALEKAGGGKLISFDQHADFVDLTRGWLADHGLDADIRAVPLRPSPDGWPGLWYDHGPLPDGIDMMVIDGPPWTIHPFTRGAASSLFGKVAPGGTVFLDDAARPGERIVARRWKKLYPDFSFRLWKGGTKGTLIGRKKGLTLEGFIDPSH
- a CDS encoding HD-GYP domain-containing protein → MHQAPILPATLSLAELLGAFSYALDITEGQPEGHCVRACWIGTHVGQEIGLAGEALRDLYYTVLLKDLGCSSNAARICQLYLADDLSFKRDFKFVGNGIKDALAFVFSHTGRGAPLRMRTGAILNILRNGPEIARDLIATRCDRGANIARRLRFSEAVAEGIYALDEHWDGSGKPDGLVGEAIPLFARIALLAQVADVFHHNAGRDAAIAEVTRRSGTWFDPALVRAFLSVARNEEFWRALASPLLEARLLELEPAQQAVPVDEDYLDAIAAAFGEVVDAKSPYTGGHSVRVADYADAIAERIGIDAGRRRWLRRGALLHDIGKLGVSNMILDKPGRLDESEWAMMRDHAVHTQAILGRVAAFRDLAPIAAAHHERLDGTGYPKRLTDAEIAPETRIITVCDFYDALTADRPYRAAMPVEQALAIIGDSVGAAVDRDCFEALKAHALR